The proteins below come from a single Proteiniborus sp. DW1 genomic window:
- a CDS encoding holin, with translation MLDFLSNEYLTLVLVPILIGILEVIKRTELFNKKFIPVASLVLGILFGIAFTGLNVKDGIIAGLFIGLSAVGLYSGTTNVIEGIKAKE, from the coding sequence ATGTTAGATTTCTTAAGTAATGAATATTTGACTTTAGTATTAGTGCCTATCCTAATAGGTATATTGGAAGTTATCAAGAGAACAGAGTTGTTCAACAAAAAATTCATTCCAGTAGCAAGTCTTGTATTAGGAATTCTGTTTGGAATAGCTTTTACTGGTCTCAATGTAAAAGACGGTATTATCGCTGGACTGTTCATAGGATTATCAGCTGTAGGTTTGTATTCCGGAACTACCAATGTAATTGAAGGCATAAAGGCTAAGGAGTAA